A section of the Pseudomonas tritici genome encodes:
- a CDS encoding Na+/H+ antiporter, giving the protein MQTAYTVLILLMLVSVSRLVGRVIPLPLPLVQIAAGALLAWPTLGLHVALDPELFLFLFLPPLLFSDGWRMPKRELWRLRGPILTLAVGLVLFTVVGAGYFIHWILPTIPLPVAFALAAVLSPTDAVAVSAISQNRLPTPLMHMLQGEALMNDASGLVTFKFALAAALTGVFSLADASLTFVLVAVGGLAVGVALSWLVGRLRAWMIARGWDDPATHVVFMLLLPFAAYVLAERLGASGILSAVAAGMMQSWLDLLPRQTSTRLLNRSVWSLLEFAFNGLIFLLLGLQLPDIIKAVVSHEPTLWPTLFYRCLDVVAIFLVLVVLRFIWVQSIWRLSGLLRRIRGKSELTLVPTARSCWLLTVGGVRGAVTLAGVMSVPLLLAPGQDFPERDLLIFIAAGVILLSLIAACIALPLLLRGIEKSPDEKRHNEVREAWKKTAVAAIHALEAEDSAQSETQDAAQAALATELKARLMSEYRQQLEVFNDSAEAQALARQMDLLERKLRLKALRAQRLELYSLSRHRQIGDDVLREVLAELDMSEANLGHVK; this is encoded by the coding sequence ATGCAAACCGCTTACACCGTTCTTATCCTACTGATGTTGGTCAGCGTTTCGCGCCTGGTCGGGCGTGTCATCCCCCTGCCGTTACCCTTGGTGCAGATCGCAGCGGGCGCCTTGTTGGCCTGGCCCACGTTGGGGTTGCACGTGGCGCTGGACCCGGAGCTGTTCCTGTTTCTGTTCCTGCCGCCGCTGCTGTTCTCGGATGGCTGGCGCATGCCCAAGCGTGAGTTGTGGCGCCTGCGTGGGCCGATCCTGACGTTGGCGGTGGGGCTGGTGCTGTTCACCGTGGTGGGTGCCGGTTACTTCATTCACTGGATTTTACCTACGATCCCGTTGCCCGTGGCCTTCGCCCTGGCGGCTGTGTTGTCACCGACGGACGCCGTGGCGGTGTCGGCCATTTCCCAGAACCGCCTGCCCACGCCGCTGATGCATATGCTCCAGGGCGAGGCCCTGATGAACGATGCTTCGGGCCTGGTGACCTTCAAATTTGCCCTGGCGGCGGCGTTGACTGGCGTGTTTTCCCTGGCGGATGCCAGCCTGACATTTGTGTTGGTCGCCGTAGGCGGCCTGGCCGTGGGGGTGGCGTTGAGCTGGCTGGTCGGGCGACTACGTGCGTGGATGATCGCGCGAGGCTGGGACGACCCGGCGACTCACGTGGTGTTTATGCTGCTGCTACCGTTCGCCGCCTATGTGCTGGCTGAGCGCTTGGGCGCATCGGGCATTTTGTCGGCGGTGGCGGCGGGCATGATGCAAAGCTGGCTCGACCTGCTACCCCGCCAGACCAGCACCCGCTTGCTCAATCGCAGTGTGTGGTCGTTGCTGGAGTTTGCCTTCAACGGCTTGATTTTCCTGCTGCTAGGCCTGCAACTGCCGGACATCATTAAGGCCGTGGTGAGTCACGAACCGACGCTGTGGCCCACATTGTTTTATCGCTGCCTGGATGTGGTCGCGATCTTTTTGGTGCTGGTGGTGTTGCGTTTCATCTGGGTGCAGAGCATCTGGCGGCTGTCGGGTTTATTGCGCCGGATTCGTGGGAAAAGTGAATTGACGCTGGTGCCGACGGCGCGCTCCTGCTGGCTGCTGACCGTCGGTGGTGTGCGCGGTGCGGTGACGCTGGCGGGTGTGATGTCAGTGCCGTTGCTGCTGGCGCCGGGCCAGGATTTCCCCGAGCGCGACTTGCTGATCTTTATTGCTGCCGGAGTGATCCTGCTGTCGCTGATCGCCGCGTGCATCGCCTTGCCCCTGTTGTTGCGCGGCATCGAAAAAAGCCCCGATGAAAAGCGCCACAACGAAGTGCGCGAGGCCTGGAAAAAGACCGCAGTGGCTGCAATCCACGCGCTGGAGGCCGAAGACTCGGCGCAAAGCGAAACCCAGGACGCCGCCCAGGCTGCGCTGGCGACCGAACTCAAGGCTCGCCTGATGTCGGAATACCGCCAGCAGTTGGAGGTGTTCAATGATTCAGCTGAAGCCCAGGCGCTGGCGCGGCAGATGGACCTGCTTGAGCGCAAATTGCGTCTGAAGGCCCTGCGCGCGCAGCGCTTGGAGTTGTATAGCTTGAGCCGTCATCGCCAGATTGGCGACGACGTCTTGAGGGAGGTGTTGGCCGAGCTGGATATGAGTGAGGCTAATCTGGGTCATGTGAAATGA
- a CDS encoding arsenate reductase, whose amino-acid sequence MKKARTWLDEHAVSYEFHDYKTAGIDREHLTQWCNEHGWQVVLNRAGTTFRKLEDERKADLDQSKAIELMLAQPSMIKRPVLDLGDRTLIGFKPESYSAALK is encoded by the coding sequence ATGAAAAAGGCCCGCACCTGGCTCGATGAGCACGCTGTGAGCTATGAGTTCCACGACTATAAAACGGCCGGTATCGACCGCGAGCACTTGACCCAATGGTGCAACGAGCACGGTTGGCAGGTGGTTTTGAACCGTGCGGGCACCACCTTTCGCAAACTCGAAGACGAACGCAAAGCCGATCTCGATCAGTCGAAAGCCATTGAATTGATGCTCGCACAACCCTCGATGATCAAGCGCCCGGTGCTCGATCTCGGTGACAGAACCCTGATTGGCTTCAAGCCAGAAAGTTATTCGGCGGCCCTCAAGTAG
- the dapD gene encoding 2,3,4,5-tetrahydropyridine-2,6-dicarboxylate N-succinyltransferase has protein sequence MSHSLFSLGFGVGTQNRQGAWLEVFYAQPLLNPSAEIVAAIAPILGYTEGNQAITFTISQALQLADALKNVDATQAALLNRLAESHTPLVATLLAEDTALTSTPEAYLKLHLLSHRLVKPHGLSLAGVFPQLPNVAWTSQGAIDINELAERQLEARLRGELLEVFSVDKFPKMTDYVVPSGVRIADAARIRLGAYVGEGTTVMHEGFVNFNAGTEGPGMIEGRVSAGVFVGKGSDLGGGCSTMGTLSGGGNIVIKVGEGCLIGANAGIGIPLGDRNTVESGLYVTAGTKVALLDEQNQLVKVVKARELAGQPDLLFRRNSETGAVECKTHKSAIELNEALHAHN, from the coding sequence ATGTCCCATTCCCTGTTCAGCCTGGGCTTCGGCGTCGGCACTCAGAACCGCCAAGGTGCTTGGCTGGAAGTGTTTTACGCACAACCGTTGCTCAACCCATCGGCTGAAATCGTCGCGGCCATCGCGCCGATCCTGGGTTACACCGAAGGCAATCAAGCGATCACGTTCACCATCAGCCAAGCACTGCAACTGGCTGATGCGCTCAAAAATGTCGATGCGACCCAAGCCGCGCTGCTCAATCGGCTCGCCGAGAGCCACACCCCGCTGGTCGCCACGTTGCTGGCCGAAGACACCGCACTGACCTCCACGCCGGAGGCTTACCTCAAGCTGCACCTGCTGTCTCACCGCCTGGTCAAGCCACACGGCCTGAGCCTGGCCGGTGTGTTCCCGCAGTTGCCGAACGTAGCCTGGACCAGCCAAGGTGCGATCGACATCAATGAGCTGGCCGAACGCCAGCTGGAAGCCCGCCTGCGCGGCGAACTGCTGGAAGTGTTCTCGGTGGACAAGTTCCCGAAAATGACCGACTACGTGGTGCCGAGCGGTGTGCGTATCGCTGATGCGGCGCGTATCCGCCTGGGCGCCTACGTGGGCGAAGGCACCACCGTGATGCACGAAGGTTTTGTCAACTTCAACGCCGGCACCGAAGGCCCGGGTATGATCGAAGGCCGGGTATCAGCGGGCGTGTTCGTCGGCAAAGGTTCTGACCTGGGCGGCGGTTGCTCCACCATGGGCACCCTGTCAGGTGGCGGCAACATTGTGATCAAGGTCGGCGAAGGCTGCCTGATCGGCGCCAACGCCGGTATTGGTATCCCGTTGGGCGACCGCAACACCGTGGAATCGGGCCTGTACGTGACGGCCGGGACCAAGGTTGCGCTGCTGGACGAGCAGAACCAATTGGTCAAAGTGGTCAAGGCGCGCGAGCTGGCCGGCCAGCCAGACCTGCTGTTCCGCCGTAATTCCGAGACCGGTGCCGTGGAGTGCAAAACCCACAAATCGGCTATCGAACTGAACGAAGCGCTGCACGCTCACAACTAA